GAGTTCCGTTTAACGTGTCCCATCAGCACCCcaattctaattattatacacTTAATTTCCTAATGAACCGTATCGAACGGCAGGCTCGATGGAACGGCGCACTCGTGCACTGATTTCACGGGCCACCTGTCGCACTGCTGTCCTACCCACCCCATTGGTTTCGTCGAATTGGACACGCAGGGTGTAAGACATTATTCTACGCGAAGGGTCACGGGGGCACGATGAAGACACGAGTATTATTTCTCAGGCTGTATTCTCCTACGAAAGTTTTTCCTACGATAAAAAGCGTTTCTATCTTGCGATGTGCAGTCGACCGAGAAAAGTATCGAAAAAAAGTATTCGCGTAATACATGCTGTTTGATGTGAATATACAGCGACCACGAGGAACATTCGTATAATACAAGTTATGCAAGAAACGTTATCTTCAAGGAAATGTCTGTTTATTGGGTTCTacgtttcgttttcatttcattgcatttttctaattatgatgttaaatgttaaatgacacgaaacttaatatatttgaatcgaattaattggtatagtaaatataatggcgtataaataattcttgtaaTAACGTGCCGTACCTCGAATACGTTTGCTGCAACGcttaattaaatcgaatttgCTGAAAGACTGTTTTTAagttttcttcatttttatatcagctatatattttaaagcaatgttttaatacaaaaaagaaatctttacGTTGTCTCATTTTCTACGatcaattacaaatttatcgtTACAAATAACGTACATATGcacattttttttcattttaataatcgacgataaaaattttgtgaatATCAACGTTCTATCAGGACTTGATATTgtgtttatttcaaaaaagGAATCTTCGCAGGGCATAGTGATACAGCACAAGCAACATTACCTGGTATTCAGTGACCCTATGTAGAACGTTCCTTTCTCTAGAATTCATGAAAGGACGAAAACCAGGGGCGTGTCGCTTGTACTTTGCTGTTTGGACATTTTCGAACAAAGCTGtatcaatatttctttcgtttcagtGGTCGTATGGCGTGAGATCTATACATTCTTTACACCCTTCAAATATCGTGTGCAACGTTTCCAACGTTTGTTGTGGCTAGCCAGAGGCTTTTCGTTCAAGCAGTTTATTTCGATTCAAGTTGTCATAGATAAATTGttaatagataaattaaacaataaatttttagtCTGTGCGTGTTCGACGAAATTCCGAAACCTCGTTTTAACTCCTAACGTTGACATTAGTAATCGTAAATCATTTCGATagatttttgacaaaattgtTTCCTAAAAACAACGATATTCTCAGCTGACTTCTCCCTAATTTCTATACACTGTGTAAACGTTTCTCGTGGATGTTATAGAAATACTGTCTCGAGCTCGGCCGTACATTCTAAACGCGTCATTTAAATAACAGAAAGCCACATAAAACGGGAccaatattttacaatcagTAGAATCGTTAAACTGCGAAAACGCATCGCACCTTCGGCGTGTGACCGAGTTTCATAGCGTTCTTTCAGGTTTCGCTTGAAATCCTAATCCCATAATATCCTCGAACCGATATATCGTCGTCGGTAATGGAATCGTGCATTCAAATGGACATCGTTTCCCAGCGAGTGTAGGAGGCAGGTCGCGGAGAGAGCAATGCCGTGGATGATATTGCCAATATTTGGTTTGATTCTGGTGCGAATGTGCAGGGTGTATGCCAAGGGGGTGCTCGCACCCCCTTAAGCGCGAGCACGGGGGTCGGAGGGTCGGTATATGTTAGACGCGCGCCGATTACCATTTGAATGTTTCTACCCCTGGTCAGCCTTTGTCAACCCTCCTGACAGTGACCGCACCTATCTATCTAGAAGGGATCCATtctccctttcctttcttttttccaccgCCGTATGTTCGCTGCTAGCTCTTCGATATCGAAGGACAGGCGACTTTAACAACCTTCCAGTCTTTTTCTTCCGTCGTATTGTTGTTGCTCGCCTGACTTTTTATTGTGACGCGTTCCGTTAGGTTGCcacgaagagagagaaataataCTTATGAAGCGAGGGATTTGGAATATATGGTTTTCGCTTAGACGTTTGTTCGGTATCGTTTAACGAGTTATTTATTAGCAGAAATGTAGGCTAAAGAATGATAAAAGGAATTAATAACGTGCAGATATAACAGAAGACTTTATAACTTATTTCAGCTTCTTTGAAATTCGTTTGGTCTTTTCCTCGATACCCAATTCTTAATCGTTTCCCAAACCAATCCACATCAGCTAATAATGTCTCccgtttaaattaatttaaattttatggtACAATCGAGTCTATGTGGAAACTGAACGAACCGATGTTCCAACAATAAATAACCCACATCCGCGagtctatttattataaaatgacgATATAAATGATCTTAAATTCCAAGATCAATTTTACGAAGTAACGTTTGTCACTGTCGAGGCTTTTTCTCGACGTACGAAGTCGTGTTTTCGACTCGTGGAGCAACGTGACTTTCGACCGCTGCTCAATTAACGCTAGACCGATAATCATTGTCACCCTTCGAATCACAGGTTCAACAATTTAAGTTTCTTCCATTTAAACGGTAGCTTGTTATCTGGTCGCTCGCCGTTACCGGAGATCAGATCGTCGGAACAATTATCTCGTAAAACGGTTGGCAAGGGGTTTGCCGTTCGTATTCACGGATAGGTCTGTGATTCGCGATCGTTGTTGATTCAGTGCGTTGAACATCGCACGTGCGCCGATGTAGACGTACGTAAAGCTCCCGCAACCCGAACTTCAGCACGCGCCGCGATTATGCGATTACGCGATTACGTGTGTCGGTTTCTGTACCCTAGCTGGCCCATCCAAGGAGAGGTCCACGAATGATACCCTACGTGTCATCGATGACACGGACCATTTTTTTCTCTACCTACATccaaataaagaagaaaatgctTCAAGTTCGATTTTATCGTCCTAAGTTGGAAATTTCTTgtcgtttttctctttacaCGGCGAATCGGCTTTGAATCTTTACGCATTTATGGAACATTTAAAGCTACAAAATCGCATCTTAATATACAGAAAATGTGCGCAAAAACgtgtaaaataatgtaaagtaTAGAATTTATTGCGATATTTGGTTCGAGTTAATCCATAAAGATATGCGAAGTTGTACAGATGTCAAAAGCTTAATGACGATTTATAGAATGCACGATCATGTTCTACTAGAAACTTCAATTAACTCTGTCGTGGGAAATTTTAAATCCCTCGAATTTTCATGCCTCGATCTTACTCGTGTTTTAAGGATCAAAAAGATTCTCAAGCtttcgagaaaaatttttaaataagattgaaacaaaatatcatcGGTTTCCATCTTCTTCCTCAAATTCATTCTTTCTCTGAAAAGTACTTGTGTTTTCAAGTAccacattaaaatataattcttcatTGGCAATAAATATCAAGTAAATTCTATGCACATTTCAAAGACCAACAGAGACGATTACGACATTCGTGTTTCGTTACGGTCCTAACGAaatctcaaatatttttcatgactCAGTACAGGTAGAAGCTACAGGTCGCTAGCTCTAATATTAAATGCTGTATCGTACGAATGATACGGTATTACTGTACGCAAGAAATATCGTCGAATTTTAGAGTAACGCGATAAATCAGAAAGAACGTCGGAACACAATGTACCGCGTCTTTCGCGCATAGTTGGTGAACATTTAAAATCGCATAACGCGTCCACGCGCATTGCCTGCGTACCAGCAAGAATTAAGGGAGGTAGGAGTGATACGTAGCGGCACGAGCCGACACGTGACTGTGCCGCTTTATACAAACAGCATTATGCACGCTCGTGCTAACATAAATTACTGTGGGTTTAATATCGGACGTCGACGTTGGCCATAGCCGACCACCTCCTGAGCAAAACACGTTAAATGCGGCCAACCGAGCCCGCTCCTCTGTCATGAAACGAACTTCCTTTGATTCTTGCTGATCGCAGGTGTCAACAGGTTCGCCGGtaatcgaattttatatattggcaaataatttatgtatttttgtcaATCCGTTTCTACGgcgtaaaatattcttccagCGACTTACGAGAGTAATCGAACATTTGTTATGGAAAATTGTATGGGTATCTTTGGGTGCGTTTTGCTAAACTTTATGTACGATCTTTTGCATtaggtaatttttaaaattttcgttagattttaatttacgaatgattttaatatccAATCGTAGACTCTCTTCTATCCtaaaacaacgataaaaaCGTTCAACCATTTTCGGAATTATTTCATCTGCTTTGCTTTCAACCCATCAGACTCAAGGATCAACATCCGGTTTTGATTTTCTATTCCGAGAGATCAGAACGCGTCCGCCATCGAACAGATCAGCCACCCTCGAAACATTTACTCGGAGGAATTTCGATTCTGATCCCGATTCATTGATAAACGAAAGGCTTTAATTCATGCAGGCGGTCTGCATTCCGTCATTCTCCGCGGGGTGTCCACTTATCGAGACCGTTTCATTCCCTCTTTTCGTTCATTCTCGCCTTTACAGTCGCTCAGGCTGCTTTCCAAGGGCATCTCGTAAGGCTCCCTAAAGTCGCTTACAAGCGCTTTCACGTTTAGAAGTCGTGAAAGAGCTTATTGTGAAATTTAACCGAGATTTTCCCCGAATGCTGCCATTCATATACGACCGCCTTTCTGTCTTCGTTTACATTCAACCAGTCAGCTGTTTGTACCGTGCACGATGCagtgattatttaattaaattctttgttCCGTTCGCTCAACATACgtgacatttttaattaaattattacagcgattcacaaaaatatttgaacgccTGTACGAACATGTTAAGTGTTATAGGATATatcgagaaaatttcattagcaacATCATCGAATTATCGTTATCGTATTGACGAGGTTTAAAgcaaatttaaacattttttttttatttattatttatttaaattttacaatttgttcagtaagacatttggtaaaatatatttacgcagaaattagaaaatatttagcaCAATGTACCTTGCAGTGACCGTAAAATTATTCAGTCGGTCGTCCGTTACATTAACCAGCCTTGATATTCACTGGAATCATCCCTTACATTTATTACACGCTTAAAATGCAAATGTTTGTAACATACATTTTGCCACTTTTGTATCTACGCGAGATGACGATTCATAATCgagaatatgaaaatgaaataatttggaaatttgaaaacgtaATAATCCCAATGATCGGTAATTCGGGAactatttttggaaattttagtATCTCTTTTTGCGCCAAAGTTATTGAACACATTTCCAATGAGACGTTTTCTCAATGTACGTAATTGCAATCTCCTACAGCATAGTTCACGCTAATCgcacgaaattttatttccattaattttataatatagcGAAACATGAAGCAAgtaaacgtttattttatatcgtgtTGCTACGCTTGTATCGCATTTTACTACAAACTTGGAAACGTTTACAGTTACAGGTGGTGTTAGAATGGCGGAAGTGAGTTACATTAGAAACCCTTATCCCGTGCCGGATGTAGTACGCGAAGGAGTGTGGCTACGACGACCTGTACTAGGTAATAAAGTTTCACCCAAGGACAGGGACTGGAGTGCCAAGTTAAAAGCGCACGAACGTCTCTTTGCTCATCATACGCTAAATAGTATACGGAAAGATAATAGGCTTCTGAGATCACAGGTAAAGCTACGTACGTTAACCTAACAccttcgttattattttattcgtgtcACTTTGATTATATACgcgtgtaaatattataaatatattaactttGCCAATGTATCGTAAGTTCCATGCAATTTATCTCCATATTTTTACAagctatatatttttgaaaaagctTCTATAATACAttcattatcaatttataattaaatattccgaatatattttaatatacactttgaaatttaatttatctctACGTGTATCTCTATGCAATCTTTTCTTCCATGATAAACGCGAAACAGCAAAATATTGCAaagtttttcatatttgataaaagttaaattttttttaaatcgtcaGCTGTTTTCGCAATTCACAACAATTTCTTccaattcttcttcttccattcgTACGTTCACGTTATCGTACAtagtaaagaaaaatagttacgacttcgttttacaaattacaaaatgacGTTTCTGACTAAACTTTACGAACGTGTTAGGTACCAAACGACGCTCTGGATCTGGCGCTTACAACCGTGTACATTCACAGCAAAGATACGTTGGTGCCCAAGAGCTACGTCCTAGTGCAACCAGAAACTTTAGGAAAGAGGACGTGGcgtgttttaaaaaatcaaatcgaggtaaatttgataatttattcgttgtaatttattctatatttttataaaatcttttatccGTAGGGTAAGAATCTTTTAAATCGTTAACGATGACATCTTTCTCAATCAAAAAACATAATCTAAAGCTTCgtgtttattttcaattaattaaggTTTCCAAGACACCGGATATCCCAGTAACGGAAGATCCCGTTTCGTTGCTTGTGAAGAGAGCAGAATGTTATCGTGGTCCGGTGCCAGAGAGACGAGTCCATCCGAGTAgcgtgaaattaaatatctccGGACCTCACTCGGTTCAATCTAATCCCGGATACAGTCGCAAAATCGACGGAACTTTTTACAGTATTTAAACAGTATTTAAACACGGATCTGTACGGTATTTGAGATGGAAACCCGGCAGACAAATCTGTGCTAACAATCGTATTTGAGGAAATTAAATCAACGATTTTATGATTATCATCGGCACTGTCGATCGTTTCTATATGATGTTTATGAATACGTATCATTTTACCGTAATATCGCCGATAAATCTATACGGTTCGTGTGCGATTAGCAGACTACTTCGTCTCatactttgttttatatatcttcttaattgtagtgaaatttcgaagaaaaattgccaCGTAATATTTAGATTGTTATACAATgccaattattttatatacgtatgtttTGTTAAATGCAACGacgcaataaaaattacaaattctacGTAGAAAAGTGGGTGATTTCagtaaattggaaaatattcgtattgAAAACAAAGATGCGGtacatttaatagaaatagtaACAAATGTTTAGGATCCGAAacggaatttttaatttttagtatataagaaaattatttattaagatgCGACATGTAATAGAAACTCTATCAACGACGAACGTGTCAAGGAAACAGCAAAAAATATCTCAAGAATCTCGAGCTAACTCGAATCATCGCAATAACTGCCCCTTACTTAAGACACCCCCGAGGCCGATGGTATCGGACCCGAACGATGTTGGCAAATTTGTTTGGTAGATATCTCACGGCGTCGTGATACGGTATCTTTGGAATCTTGGCAGCGATCTGCCGCGTGCAGCATCGGTTTCGCCCCTTTGGACATCGCTGTGACAAGAAGCGAAAGCGTGAGTCAGTGCACGGTGCGTTCTCACTGTCGACCAACCGAAGGGGCAGAATGTCCCATTACCCGGGTAATCCTTGTTTGTAATAAACCAGCACCCTGCTGCCAGGGGGTGGCAGCCACCCTCGCCGCATAACGTCGCGGAGGTGGAGTCATCTCCGCACGCATATGCTCCTCATGGAATATCATTTATGTTTCGCCCCGTGCAGGCGTCTATCTTGCCCCCGCGTTTGACCCGTTCAACCCCTCTGACACCCTCTTCCAGCAGAAACTACCCTCTACGTCCTTATACATACGCCTAATCCGGCCATGATTGTCGTGGCGACCGCCTCGGCACGAAAACTCCTCCTCGACTCGTGCACccgttttctcttcttttttcttttttatttggtcTGCCACCATCAGCTCGACCCCGTTATCTTTTTAACGACATTGGTAGGTGAGTCGAAGGGAAACGGGCCGCGAGATTATTGTTTCGCTACTACGGCCAGAGATTTTCGAGGGTTTCGACGGCTGGAATTGGTGAATTGTGAGGTTCTTGAATGGGGTAGAGAGTTCTACAGATTTAAGGAGGGGGCTGGTTGAATAGCAACGCGATTTCTAATTGTGCAAATTTCGttgtattgtaaaataaaatgaaaatggaagTTTATAGGTGGTTGGAAAATTCGCAAAGTTTCATTGCGTTAATCGATGTTAAGATCGTGTAAGATGTAAGATGCAGGATGGAACGAAGAAGATGGAGGCTAAAAAATTCGTAAGGTTTATTACAAGACATATTTTTCACGACAGATATTATTCGTACAAACGGTCGAAATTCAATACACTTGTAAGTACTTATAAAAAGaatcttataaattttacgagaGAAATTCGTAAAGTTGTATAAAGGTAagtattcataaatattttcctattgAGTAAGCGTAACCTACACCCTCGAGTAAACATTATTCGTCCACGACGAATCAAATAACTCCCCCTGTAGATTACATCACGTCGAATGCCTATCGACGtggattctttttctttctcgattaGGGGGCGTACAGAAAGTGGCAAGAATAAGGGTGGAGCGATCTCAGGCCGTGATGGGTAACGAGCGAGGTAACCAGCCAATTACTTGGCTCAgcgattttatttgtatttaattcttatttaatttactttttacggTTGCCTTCGTCAGAGCCTCCGTTAACGAAACGGAAGATCCGTACGCCGTTGCAAATTCGCAAAATCATACCGTGGTGCATCGACcgcaattaatttaaacgagaGCGGTAAACTGACTATGCAGCGTTCGATGTAGTTTTCTGTTTAACAAACACCTCGGAGACGATCGATAAAGGTTTGGTCGATGGTGATTCGATGGAAAACTTAATCAACTCATTCTCAATAGACTCATACATTTATACAAGGTGACTTGAAAACAGCAATGGAGGCAGAACGTTTGTACGACTTCTTACAACTTTGTtagatgtaatttttaaattccattccAGATTTTAACAAACGCGTCAAGATGAGCTTGATGAACTTGTGACCGACTTGTCCTAACATTGAAAGCGATAATAGGAAACACTCGTTTAAAGTACAAACATGCAacgatgaataaataaaattagatctataataatatttgacgAGATTTTAATACAAGGACATATGTAACTTTCAAGCTATAGAGGATTAATcgtaaatttgaaacattgtGGTTATTGAACGTGTTCGACGAATATATGGTAACAGAAACAATGATCGATTTGCTATCTTCCCAATTCCTGCTCGCATACGTTTACTCGAAAGGAAATTCCGCGTAAAAGTCGCAGCAAAGTCTCATTGATCCCTCCGGGATGAAGTTGTTATTCCAGTGAActtgttacgttatatttatCAGCGCGGTGCACACTGCCACCACCCGTCGAGCTTTATCGTTCCTTTCGGTCCCATTTTTGCTCCCTCGACTTTATTCACCTACGTACTGTCAAGACAAAGCCGCAAACGACGTTATAAAGGACAGCCAGAAATAGGCTGTATTAAACGAATGATGCGAGTGATTTTTCTTGACGTTTAGCATTCTACAAACGAAATATGCACCTGCACGGAAAGAAATAATGGCATGCTATTTTACGTACAGGTAGTTTAAGCATATAGAGATAACTTTAATCCTCAGAATCATCGGTTACTAACTATTactaaatttcttcaaaatttatttatcatataccgcgtgtgaaatattatgaatataaaagttCAGTTTGAAGACAAAACATTAGAAATCTcttaagagaaaaagaaaattgtatctgTTCCGtctaatgttttatataatagacGTTTCATTCGTAGAAATTGAGTTAGGTTGCTTacagatttaaattttaaacgtagaaattagattaaaccgaatatgaattttagcaaatttcagatataaaatttacatcaGAATCTGcgtaaatttcttataaattctatgaattataattgcaataattttgcTCGTAATTAGAACGAGCTGTGTTTCAGGGAATATAGaatcgtaaaaatgtaattgagTTTGGTCGTTTCTGTTCGTAAGAACAAATACAAAAGGAGCTCGAAAGGTACGTGGTTAATCAAATAGTAGAAGCTCCGTGGTTGGAAATTTACCCTCTATTCCAGTCGATCTGGTTTCTCAGTCCCTTTAATGTAGAGAGAAAGCCACCCTCTTTGTAGGAGGTCAGATCTATATGAGTGGTAGCTTATGAagcttattttttaatttctgttcaaTATGTTGCCGTGCCACTCGAGTGTTTGTCCAACGTTTTAAAGTTATTTCAAGACAACTTGCCACCAACATCCCACCCGTGGGGGTTTCAGCTGCAATTGTCTTTTCTATTAGAATAGGGGAAGCGAAATCACGGTCGTGTGATCGCTGATTCTGTGAGAACGCTCgatcctttcctttcctttattatttaaataaacaaggctcacttcgtttttatttttaaaatgtacgTAATCCGAGATTTTTTATAACGCGAGCTTCAAAAACGAAACTAATCAAGTCCACTTTTCGCAGATCTCTTAATTTCACTATTCAGCTACCTATCCAGCTAcctaaaaagtattttaaaaaacgacTGATTTatcttcataaatttatttatcacaaGAAGATTGCACAATTGCGACTCGTAGAATCTGTTTAAAGATACAAAGTTACAATCGTTTTAAACGTAGAACGTCAAGtagcgtggataaattattcttttattccgTTCTGCATCGAATGGAGGCATGTTCGTAGTACAAGAACATCATTGAAGTTACAAGAACTTGAAATTTACATTGTTAAACTACCGAATAACGGAATAACTCGTcaccaaagaaaaaagattgcTAATTTTTTACCTTCGCTCGATCGtcgatattcaatttaaaacgTTCGCTATTTATCCATTCACATTGTACGTCAACCGACGAATAAACGACATTCGGCAGTAAAATTTTACGGAAAGAAATTCATCTGCGTTAATCTCCTATCGCCATCACCAACGAAACAACTTTACAAGCTTTACAAGCCCAGACGCATTTCCGTTCTATTTCGGTGAATCGCCCTGCACAAAAAAACAGTCAACTATCGCTATTACTTCCTGCACACGCAGGTTCTCTGTTCCTTCGTTCTCTCGGGGCTGAAAGGAAGGAAACcggattaaaaaaatgaaacggcgaaagagaagaacaaaaaagaaaagagccTCTAAACGATGGTGGAAGGTCAAGCCAGAGATTACGAAAGGCTCGTGCGACGTTTGCTCGTTAATTAGGGAGTTCTAATTATAGTAAATGCGTGAGCAGAGGCAAGGTACGCGGAGATCGTGCCACGGCAGAAGCTCCAGGGATCAAAATGCAACCCTCCGCGAACGAGCCAAGATTACCTTCGAGGGTCCTCGCCGCCCCCTTCGCTAAGGCCAGGCCCAACCTGCGACGACGATGagtcctctctctctctccctccctctctctctctctttccctctatACAGCTATTCCGTTCCCTAGTGCTCTCAGCCACTCTCTCAGATATCACCTAAAATAACACCAGCCTGGAACCACTCGCCAGGATAGATTTTACTGCTCGGTGTATAACAAATGGATTAGTATTTCGGTAGACGGTCGCTAATCCCCTTTCGTTATGAGCTTGAAGATTATTTCGATTATCGTGCATTGATTTCGGTCAATCATCGCAGCTGGAGATTACGTCGACGGACCGTGAACCAAGAAAAATGATGCTGCTTGTCGTGTAAGTTACAGAAAATTGAGGGTTCGCTTTGGCGTTGcatttgtatttatgtattatgtaaGGCGAAAGTCTTTCTTCGTGGTGAATTTTTCGATtgagaaattgtaatttggccgaatgaaaatcgatattaactacgatataacaataCGTTTGACAATGACTCTTAAATATCGTATATGTGCAATATAAGGATCCGTGTCCCTGTTATAATTCGTTCTAATTTTCACATCGTCGTGAGAAGTATAATCTCCAGGgatggaaatattaaagagATTCGTAATCACCGAAACGCTAACCGCTATCGCGATGGAGATAAGGGGCACCGCTTAAATCAAATCGAGACACGTATTTTCGTTACTCGAGCTAAACCAAGCAGCACGCTTAAGCAACCCTAAGTAAACATCATCTAAAACACGTTTCAGACGGGTAATCCCCATTATGCTCGCGGCACGTCTACTTGCATCGCGAAGAATTTCTCCTAATTGCAGGAAAAACATGTCTGTGTAGAGATTAGAATCGGCATACAAACAATATCGTTTCCCGGGGTTGGTTATTTgctgaaaatttcaagaatctcCTTTACCTGGGCCATCCATCCTACTTACCACTGCGAAGTGAGCAAATATATGTTTTGCATCCGTACGAGTGGAAAATGTGACAGTACGGGCCACACACTGGGGCGCGTTCGACCCCCTCCGTGCGAAGATTCTGCAACGTCGTCACGTGGGAATTCGGACACGCGTTTCTGTTCCCCGTCAGCCGACCACCCTTTCGTACCCCTGTGCTGTAACTCAGACCGTCGCTGTTAACTTTTTTGCCCTCTGCTTGACGTTCGCAAGATATTGCAACGTTGAACGACCACTGTTTTTACGCGACATCCGCCCtaaaggagaaaaattcgAGGTGACATTTCGAGACCGTAATCATTACATTGTGCACgcttattgaaatttgtatttcatttgtatttttactttctaagGCAGCATTGGAAATATCGCgttcttattaaattataaatttccatcgagacttttacaaatattatgtacatgaGTGAACTGTGATTACTtcgaacttttattttatatcaaagttgtatgaaaataatgaCTAATATAATTGAGAATAAGATcgaaaaagtatatatatttcatttatatttttactttttaaagcAGNCGTTGGAAATATCGCgttcttattaaattataaatttccatcgagacttttacaaatattatgtacatgaGTGAACTGTGATTACTTcaaacgtttattttatatcaaagttgtatgaaaataacgattaatataattgaGAATAAGATcgaaaaagtatatatatttcatttgtatttttactttttaaagcAGCATTGGAAATATCGCgttcttattaaattataaatttccatcggaagttctacaaatattatgtacatgaGTGAACTGTGATTACTTCGAACGTTTATTTGTATCAAAGttgtatgaaaataacaaCTAATTGCAAATAGGatgaaaaaagtatatatatttacttgcATATAAGCAAATATCCTTGGTACAtctctt
This genomic window from Bombus pyrosoma isolate SC7728 linkage group LG4, ASM1482585v1, whole genome shotgun sequence contains:
- the LOC122567210 gene encoding protein C1orf194, with amino-acid sequence MAEVSYIRNPYPVPDVVREGVWLRRPVLGNKVSPKDRDWSAKLKAHERLFAHHTLNSIRKDNRLLRSQVPNDALDLALTTVYIHSKDTLVPKSYVLVQPETLGKRTWRVLKNQIEVSKTPDIPVTEDPVSLLVKRAECYRGPVPERRVHPSSVKLNISGPHSVQSNPGYSRKIDGTFYSI